CCATCGATAGGATCTTTGGACCTTTTTAATCGTCAGACATATCTAATCGAGCTGCAGTTTGGTATGCCGGTCGTTTTCTTAAGCTTTTAACGTATGCCCCAAACTTATTGCTCCCAGTGGAAAATTTTGCGACATGTGCCCAACCTGCGCAATGGCCAAGGATGAAATCAGGTAAAGAAAGATTGTCACCCATTAAAAACGACCCTTTTATCTGTTTTTCAAGACGGTCAAGGTTTCGTTTATATTCTTGTTTGAAACTGTCTTTTATATTGGGGAAGTTATCTAATTCCTTGAGGCCCAGCGAAGAACGAGAGGCGGCCCACAAAACAGAATCAATTTCGTCTATGATCTGATGTGAAAGTGCATCTTGATGCGCACGTTCAATTGAGCCGGCTGGTGCAGTCAATGTCTGATGTTTGTCTGCTAGGTAAGTCATGATCGCGTTTGAGTCTGTAATAACTGCGCCTTGGTCTATAAGAATTGGAATCTTGCCTGAGGGATTATATTGTTTGACTAACTCTGAATGGGGTGGCGCATGAGTATATTCATAGGTCAGACCCATTTCTTCTAGCATCCATAAAACTCGAAACGCCCGACTTTTGACGGAACCAATTATTTTGTACATCTCGTCTGCTTTACATTTTTTAATTTTGAGGTTTCCTTTTTAGCACTAATGAAGCTTTTTAATAAGATATTTTTTTAAATATAAACTTAATCAAAGAAAATACCTAATTGGCTTGAGCTTGATGCTGCTAGTTTTGGTTTGGCTGCTTGGTGGTGTAAGGAGTGGAGCATGTGGAAGGTTAATAGTTGTTGGAACTAAAAACCTAGAACCTTGCGATGTGTGAGCGTATTGCGCTCAAATTTTTTTCGACGGTAGGCATTTAATAATGAGTTTTATTTTAAGTAGGCTAGAGTTTTTTTTAAGACTCCACATATCCGTGCGCTGCGTTATCCTGAAGCAAAATACTGGAGATAGGAGTTATAAAATGAAAACCCAAGTTATGACCTTCAATATCAGCAACACATTTGAAGAGTGGGTTGAAAGCTTTGACTCGCACCGTGAACTGCAAGCCGCAGCAGGAATGACGCCATTATTCCGTGGTCCTCACGAGGATGATCTTCAAAAAGTATGTGTGGTAATCCAAGTGGAAGATGATGCAAAGGTAGCTGCGTTTATGGCAGAAAATGAAGCATCGATTTTAGAGTCGGGTCATTTACTCCACACGACAGAGAGTAATACCTATTTGTAGTGAATGCACAGCCCAAACAGTAGTGTGCCTGAATATCGCTTGAGGCATTGGTGTTGTTAATTTTATAAGGTAATTTGTTTTGAAAGTTTTGAACATAGTTAGGTTTAAGCCCAAACCCAATCATTTAGAAGATGTTATCAAAGAACTCAGATCTCATAACCAGAGGTGCAGGAGACAATTCAATCAGCAACGTTTTCTTTCAGAGGTCGATGGCGAAATTTATCTAGTAAAAATTTCACCTTCGATAGAAAAAATTTCAGAAGATCAAGAAGTATCCCTTGCTCATTTAGATACGATCCGCCCTTGGCTCGAAGAGTGGTCTGATGAAGAGCAACACACGCGGTCTATCTCCGGAATGTTAATCGATGAATAACCACGTGCAAAGATTGCTCTTAGCATTAATAAACAAATATTAGGTAGGTGTTCTCAATGAGCTTTTATGAAAAATATCAAAGAGCGTGGGACGAACAAGACATCGGTGCAATGTTGGAATTGTACCATCCTGATTACAAGAGAATTTTTCATGCCACAGGTAAAGAGCAAGGATTTGACGAACTTGAAGACATAATGACACGTTGGCTCACGGGGACACAACGTAATCAGCGCAGGTGTCTATACGAGAATAGCGAAATCATCGTGGAACATTTTATAGCAGAGTTCCAAGACAATACAACGGAAGCAGTTTTGACCGTACATCTATTAAAGGACGGTCTTTTATGGCGAACAGAAACTGGCGCTACACCGCTATTTACAAAGGCCTAAACTCAACCGCATCGCTTATATAATCTTTGAAGACCTGATTGGAGCATGTCTTAGCCCCCTAGAACTGTGCCAGTATATATTGGCAAAGGGAGTAAGGAAACATGGCTCGAAAGCGTTATTCTGATGAAGATGTGTTGAAGTTGTTACGCGAGATTGATGTTCATTTGCACGATGGTTTGGACGTTGTGAGTGCGTGTCGCAAAGCTGGGATTTCTGATAAGAGTTATTATTACTGGCGTAAGAAGTTTGGAGGCCTTTCTCGTTCGCAGGTTTCTGAGATGAAATCGCTCAAGAAAGAAAACGAGCGCTTGAAGAAGATCGTCGCTGACTTGCAGTTAGACAAGGTGATCCTGAAGGAGAGCCTTGATCATCTAAAGCCGCGGGCCTGACGCGGGCTCAGCTTCGTCAGGCTATTATTCATACGCGTCAAAAGCTGGATATTTCTGAGCGGCGTGCTTGCGCTGTTCTGGATGTAGCCCGCTCAAGTCTGCGCTATCAAGCCAAATCAGTAGATGACAACGAACTACGCTTGGCGATGATCCGGCTGGCCAAGCAATATGGGTGGTATGGTTATAGGAAAGTCACAGCTCTGCTGCGCATGGAAGGCTGGCGTGTTAACCACAAGAGGATCGAGCGCTTATGGATTGAAGAAGGTTTGCAGCTGCCGCGCCGGCACAACAAGCGCAAACGGCTTTATCATAAAGACAGCTCCATCATCAGGCTGCGGCCCACACACCCCAACCATATTTGGGCGATCGACTTTGTGCACGATAAGCTTAGCAATGGGCGCAGCTATAAAATGCTCACGGTTCTAGATGAATATACCCGTGAAGCGCTCTGCGTGGCAGTGAGACCCAAAATGAATGCGAACGACGTTTTGGAGACACTGCACCCGCTGCTGATCAAACATGGTAAGCCAGAGTTTATTCGCTCTGACAACGGACCCGAGTTCATTGCCACGCATCTGCAGGACTGGCTGAAGAGGATCGGCATCAAACCAATGCAAATCTATCCGGGCAGCCCTTGGGAAAATGGATACAACGAACGCTTTAACGGCACCTTGCGAAAAGAAGTGCTCAACGCCGAATGGTTTCACACCACACGGCAAGCCCAGGTCGCTATCAATGTTTGGCTCAGGCAATACAACCAGTTCAGACCTCACCATGCATTGAACATGCGCCCACCCGTCCCAGAAACCTTATTAGAGAAACCAAAAATCAATGGACGAATATAGGGGGCTGGACAGCCTTAGCTATGTGCCTAGGTTTTAAAAATCACATCCTTTCCATCTATTTCGATGTTAGCACAAGGTATTTACGCAGAATTATGTTAGAAAGAAAGCGTGACAACTTTAGTTTCATTACTGGCCAAAAATATAGAGACCGCATCTCTCGTCATCTGAGAGCAGATGTCCAATCTGTTGTTTCAAAAACTCTGCATGAGCCACCCAGTGTTTATGGTATTAACCGAACAACTTGGACAATAAACTTGTTGACGTCGACCATAAACCAAGGCTCATCGGGACTAGATTTTAAAGTTACTAGATCAAATGTTTCCCATGCTATTAGAGCAATGGGATATAGATTTAAGAAGACCAGGGAGGTGTTAACAAGTAATGACCCCAACTACAAAGAAAAACTGGCAAAGATTACTAGAACACTTCAACGCCTTGGCCCTGCTGACCGTTTTTTTTCAATAGATGAATATGGCCCAATCTCAGTTAGACATCGAGGTGGAAAATTACTCACGCCCAATGGCGTCAGACCAGTTGTACAACAGTATCAGGAGTCGAAGGGTAAAATAATAATGACTGCGGCTTTAGAATTGGTAAATAACCA
The sequence above is drawn from the Rhodobacteraceae bacterium IMCC1335 genome and encodes:
- a CDS encoding DUF3764 domain-containing protein; the encoded protein is MSFILSRLEFFLRLHISVRCVILKQNTGDRSYKMKTQVMTFNISNTFEEWVESFDSHRELQAAAGMTPLFRGPHEDDLQKVCVVIQVEDDAKVAAFMAENEASILESGHLLHTTESNTYL
- a CDS encoding nuclear transport factor 2 family protein, whose product is MSFYEKYQRAWDEQDIGAMLELYHPDYKRIFHATGKEQGFDELEDIMTRWLTGTQRNQRRCLYENSEIIVEHFIAEFQDNTTEAVLTVHLLKDGLLWRTETGATPLFTKA
- a CDS encoding glutathione S-transferase; its protein translation is MYKIIGSVKSRAFRVLWMLEEMGLTYEYTHAPPHSELVKQYNPSGKIPILIDQGAVITDSNAIMTYLADKHQTLTAPAGSIERAHQDALSHQIIDEIDSVLWAASRSSLGLKELDNFPNIKDSFKQEYKRNLDRLEKQIKGSFLMGDNLSLPDFILGHCAGWAHVAKFSTGSNKFGAYVKSLRKRPAYQTAARLDMSDD